A window of the Sardina pilchardus chromosome 21, fSarPil1.1, whole genome shotgun sequence genome harbors these coding sequences:
- the ergic1 gene encoding endoplasmic reticulum-Golgi intermediate compartment protein 1: protein MTFDVRRFDIYRKVPKDLTQPTYTGAFISVCCCVFMLFLFLSELTGFIATEIVNELYVDDPDKDSGGKIDVSVNISLPNLHCDLVGLDIQDEMGRHEVGHIENSMKVPLNNGYGCRFEGEFSINKVPGNFHVSTHSATAQPQNPDMTHIIHKLAFGEKLQVQNVQGAFNALGGANRLESNALASHDYILKIVPTVYEDLSGRQRFSYQYTVANKEYVAYSHTGRIIPAIWFRYDLSPITVKYTERRQPFYRFITTICAIIGGTFTVAGIIDSCIFTASEAWKKIQLGKLS, encoded by the exons ATGACTTTCGATGTGAGAAG GTTTGATATCTACAGGAAGGTGCCTAAAGACCTGACCCAGCCTACCTACACTGGAGCCTTCA TCTCAGTATGCTGCTGTGTCTTcatgctcttcctcttcctctcggaGCTCACTGGATTCATAGCCACAGAAAT AGTAAACGAGTTGTATGTGGATGACCCCGATAAAGACAGTGGGGGGAAGATTGATGTGAGTGTAAACATCAGTTTGCCAAACTTGCACTGTGATT tgGTGGGTCTGGACATCCAGGATGAGATGGGCCGGCACGAGGTGGGCCACATCGAGAACTCCATGAAGGTGCCCCTCAACAACGGCTACGGCTGCCGCTTCGAAGGAGAGTTCAGCATCAACAAG GTGCCTGGAAACTTCCATGTCTCCACACACAGTGCAACAGCCCAGCCCCAGAACCCTGACATGACCCATATCATTCACAAACTGGCCTTTGGCGAAAAGCTGCAG GTACAAAATGTCCAAGGGGCCTTCAACGCATTAGGGGGTGCAAACCGTCTGGAATCAAATg CTCTGGCCTCCCATGACTACATTCTGAAGATCGTCCCAACAGTGTATGAAGACCTGTCGGGGAGACAACGCTTCTCTTATCAGTACACGGTAGCCAACAAG gagtatgtagcctacagccACACAGGGAGGATCATCCCGGCTATCTGGTTTCGCTATGACCTCAGCCCCATCACCGTTAAGTACACCGAACGGAGGCAACCCTTCTACCGGTTCATCACCACA atCTGTGCCATCATCGGCGGGACGTTCACCGTGGCGGGCATCATCGACTCGTGCATATTCACCGCCTCCGAGGCCTGGAAGAAGATCCAGCTGGGCAAACTGTCATGA
- the dusp1 gene encoding dual specificity protein phosphatase 1, with translation MYLDFSFSARRTTMVIMEVPSIEGASFRALLEGDDPGCLVLDCRSFFAYNSSHIPGSTNVRFSTIVRRRARGGLGLEHIVPNEDTRNRLVSGEYQTVVFLDDRSSELSQVKKDGTLMLAVTAMSRNPCGAAVYFLRGGFENFSNEYPEMCTKPAPPQGLSLPLSASCHPDSSDPGCNSCNTPLYDQGGPVEILPFLYLGSAYHASRKDMLDMLGITALINVSANCPNHFEDHFQYKSIPVEDNHKADISSWFNEAIEFIDSIRNKGGRVFVHCQAGISRSATICLAYLMRTNRVKLEEAFEFVKQRRSIISPNFSFMGQLLQFESQVLASTSCSSEAGSPAMGKGSTVFNFPVSIPVHAGPSPLVFLHSPITTSPTC, from the exons ATGTATTTAGATTTCTCATTTTCAGCCAGACGTACTACTATGGTCATAATGGAAGTCCCAAGCATCGAAGGTGCGTCGTTCCGGGCACTCTTGGAGGGAGATGACCCAGGCTGTCTTGTATTGGACTGCCGTTCTTTTTTCGCTTACAACTCCTCTCATATCCCCGGCTCTACGAATGTGCGCTTTAGCACAATTGTGCGCCGAAGAGCAAGAGGTGGACTTGGATTGGAGCACATAGTTCCAAACGAGGACACGAGAAACCGACTTGTTTCTGGAGAGTACCAGACTGTAGTGTTTCTCGACGATCGAAGCTCGGAACTAAGTCAAGTGAAGAAAGACGGAACGCTGATGCTTGCTGTTACTGCAATGAGCCGCAATCCTTGTGGTGCCGCCGTGTACTTTCTAAgag GTGGCTTCGAAAACTTCTCGAACGAATATCCGGAGATGTGTACCAAGCCCGCCCCCCCTCAGGGTTTGAGCCTGCCCCTGAGTGCCAGTTGTCACCCAGACAGCAGCGACCCAGGCTGCAACTCTTGTAACACACCGCTTTACGACCAG GGAGGCCCAGTGGAGATTTTGCCCTTCCTCTACCTTGGCAGTGCCTACCATGCCTCCAGGAAAGATATGCTAGACATGCTTGGGATCACAGCCCTTATTAatgtctcagccaactgtcccAACCACTTTGAGGACCATTTTCAATACAAGAGCATCCCTGTTGAGGACAACCACAAAGCTGACATCAGTTCCTGGTTCAATGAAGCCATCGAATTTATTG ACTCTATAAGGAACAAAGGTGGCCGCGTGTTCGTCCACTGCCAAGCGGGCATCTCCCGGTCGGCCACGATCTGCCTGGCGTACCTGATGCGCACCAACCGGGTCAAGCTGGAGGAGGCGTTCGAGTTTGTCAAGCAGCGGCGCAGCATCATCTCGCCCAACTTCAGCTTCATGGGGCAGCTCCTGCAGTTCGAGTCCCAGGTGCTGGCCTCGACCAGCTGCTCCTCGGAGGCGGGGAGTCCGGCCATGGGCAAGGGCTCCACCGTCTTCAACTTCCCAGTGTCCATCCCCGTCCATGCGGGCCCCAGCCCTCTGGTCTTCCTCCACAGTCCCATCACCACCTCTCCCACCTGCTAA